AGTCGGGCTTCGCCGAGGACACCTTCGACGCCATCGACGGCCGGACCATCCACGCCTACCACGTCGAGGGCGCCGGCGGCGGCCACGCCCCGGACATCATCGAACTCGTCGGCAAGTCCCACATGCTGCCTTCGTCGACGAACCCCTCGATGCCCTACACCGAGAACACGTTCGACGAGCACCTGGACATGGTGATGGTCTGCCACCACCTCAATCCGGACGTGCCGGAGGACGTGGCCTTCGCCGAATCACGCGTCCGGGCCGAGACCATCGGCGCCGAGGACCTGCTGCACGACATGGGCGCCATCTCGATGATGACGACCGACTCGCAGGCGATGGGCCGGATGGGCGAGCTGATCGCACGTACTTGGCAGACAGCCGATAAGATGAAACGCGAGCGCGGGCCGCTGCCGGGGACCGAGGCGGGCGGCCACGACAACGAGCGGATCCTGCGCTATCTCGCGAAGTACACGATCAACCCCGCCATCGCCGCGGGCATCGACGCCCACGTCGGTTCGCTCGAAGCCGGGAAACTGGCCGACGTGGTGCTGTGGGACCCGGCCTTCTTCGGGATCAAGCCGTCGGTCGTCGTCAAGGGCGGCTTCCCGGCCTGGTCGGCGATGGGCGAGGCCAACGGCTCGCTGATGACCTGCGAACCGGTCGTACAGCGGCCGCAGTTCGGCGCGAAGGGCCGGGCGGCCGACGCCACGAGCGTGCAGTTCGTCAGCCCGCAGGCCGCCGAGAACGGGCTGGCGGAGCGATACGACCTCCAGAAGGAGGTCCTGCCGATCGCGGACACGCGCGACCTGTCGGTCGACGACTTCGTGCGCAACACGTACTGCCCGTCCGTGGACGTCGACCCCGAGACGTTCGTCGTCGAGATCGACGGCGAGGAGGCGCGGGGCGAGCCCGCGGACGAAGTGCCACTCGGACAGCGATACATCCTCTGAACGATGAACCTTACACCCAAAGAGCAGGAACGGCTGACGGTCTTCATGGCCGCAGAGCTCGCGCGCCGGCGCAAGGAACGCGGCGTCGCGCTGAACCACCCCGAATCGGTCGCGTACATCTCCGACTGGTGTTTCGAGCGGGGCCGCGACGGCTGGTCGGTCGCCGAGATCCGCGCCGAGGCCACCCAGTTGCTCGACCCCGAGGACGTCATGGAGGGCGTCCCCGAGATGGTCGACATCATCCAGGTCGAGCCCACCTTCCCCGACGGGACGAAGCTCGTCACCGTCCACGACCCGATCCGGTCGTCCGAGGCGGTCGACCCCGGCAGCGACGACGAGGCGGCCGCCGACGGCGGCGACCCGACGGACGCTGACGAGAGCGCCGACGAGGAGGGCGACGCGTGAGCCTCACCCACCGCGACGTGGCGACGGTCGGCATCGGCGGCCCAGTGGGGTCGGGCAAGACCGCGCTGGTCACCGAACTCGTCCCGCGGCTGCGTGACGCCGGCCTGGACGTCGGCGTCATCGCCAACGACGTGCTCACCCAGGAGGACGCCGACGCGCTGCGCGAGCGCTTCGCGGGGATCGTTCCCGAGGACCTCGTCGCCGGCGTCGAGACCGGCGCCTGCCCCCACACGGGAATCCGCGAGGACCCCTCGATGAACCTCGCACAGATCGACGCCTTCCTCGCCGAGCACCCGGACCTGGACCTGGTGATCGTCGAGAGCGGCGGCGACAACCTCGCCGCGACCTTCAACCCCGAACTCGCCGACTACTCGCTGTACGTCATCTCGGTGGCGGAGGGCGAGGACATCCCCCGCAAGCGCGGCCCGGGCGTCGTCGACTGCGATCTGCTCGTGGTCAACAAGACCGACCTGGCCCCCCACGTCGACGTCGACCTGGACGTGCTGGAAGCCGACGCCGACGAGGTGCGCGACGGCCCCTGGCTGTTCACGAACTGCAAGGCAGGCGAGGGGATCGACGAGGTCCAGGAGTACGTCAGCGAGGGCGTGCTGTTCGCATAGATGGCCGCCGACAGCCCGGGCGCGTCCGACGACTCGCCCGACCGACCATCCGACGGCCCGCCCGCACCGCCGAGCCGGCGCGACCGGAGCGGCGAGGCCGACGAGCCGCCACATCCCGCCTTCGCCGACTACGCGACCGAGTCGCTGCCCGCCGCGGCGGTCGGCTCGCCCGGCAAGGACGGCCGGCTCGAACTCCGCTTCGCCGTCGACGAGGCCGGCGAGACGAACCTCGTGCGCGACCTCGCACGGGCGCCGTTCCACGTCAGCGGCACGCTCGGCCACGACCCGCTGCCCGAAGCGGAGACGGTGTACGTCCAGTCGCCGACCGGCGGCCTCGCGCAGGGCGACCGTCACGCGGTCGAGATCGCGGTCGGCGCCGACGCCGTCGCGCACGTCTCCACCCAGAGTTCCCAGAAAGTGCTCTCGATGGAGCGCAACTACGCCGCCGCGGACGTGTCGCTCTCGGTCGACCGGAACGGCCACCTCGACTACGTACCCGAGCCGGCGATCCTCCACGAGGACTCCCGATTCTTCCAGGCGATCGATCTGGACCTCGCGACCGACGCGAGCGCGGTCGTCGGTGACGTGGTGGTTCCGGGGCGACTCGCCCGCGGCGAGCGCTTCGACTTCGAACGGTACCTCTCTCGACTGCAGGTCCGCCGCGACGGCGAACTACTGGTCGACGACGCGACGCACCTCCGGCCCGCCGACGCCGACCCGTCGGCGGCGGGCGTGATGGGCGCGTTCGCCGTCGTCGGGACGCTGTACGTACTCGTCCCCGAGAGCGAGTCGGACGAACTCGACGACCTGAGCGAGCGCCTCCACGCGGCCGCGACGGCCGCCGCCGAGACCGGCGCTGCCGACGGCGACCGCGACGACGCAGACCCCGACACGGTCCGCGCGGGCGCGACCCGTCTCCCGAACGACGCCGGCGTCGTCGTCCGGGCGCTGGGCCACCGCGCCGAGACCGCGACCGCCGCGCTCCGGGCGGCGTGGGACGAGGCGCGAATCGGCCTGCTGGGCGTCGGCGCGCCCGAGTCGCGGAGGCCCTGATGCTCGTCGCCGAGTCCGTCGTCGGACGCCTCGACGACGAGTCCGTCGCCGAGCGCGTCGCGTCGGGCGACCCGCTCCGGATCGAAGTCGACGAGACCGAGCGCCGTCGCTCGCGCTTTCGGACGACCTCTGAGGACGGCACCGACCTCGGCGTCGTCGTCGCCCGCGAGCTGCGCGACCGCGACGTGCTCTCGACGGGCGACCGGCTCGTCGTCGTCTCGCTCGAAGCGGTCGACGCGATGGTGCTCGACTTCGCCGGGGTAGCCGACCCCGACCGCGCGGCGGTGACGACCGCGCTCGAACTCGGCCACGCCGTCGGGAACCGCCACTGGGACCTCGCCGTCGAGGACGGTCGGGCGTACCTCCCGCTGGCGGACACCCGCGAGCGCATGGAAGCGACCGTCGAACCACACCTCCCCGACGGCGCGACCGTCGGCTACGAGGAAGTTCCGCCGACGCTGTTCGACGAGGGCAATGGGGGCGACCACTCACACGGTCACGGCGACGGCGGCCACTCCCACGGCGACGGCGGGCACTCCCACAGCCACGGCGACGGTGCCCACGGCGTCCGAACGATCGATCCGGGGGACGGACGGGAGTCTGCGGGGGGTGAGGAGTCGTGAGCGACGAAGCCACGCTCGAATCGCTGCGGCTGGCCGATTCGTTCCTGCCGGTGGGGACCGACAGCGTCTCCTACGCGCTGGAGCAGTTCGTCGCCGACGACGCGGTGACCGACGCCGAGGAGCTGCGGGCGCTGGTCGGGACGGTGCTCCGGCGCCAGCACGGCCGGGCCGACCTGGTGGCGCTGCGGGCGGCCCACGCCGCGGCCGCCGCCGGCGATATCGACGCCGTCGAGCGCGCCGACCGCCGACTCACCGCCGCGACGCTCCCCGCGGAGTTCCGCGAGAGCTCCGAGCGGACGGGCGACCGGCTGTTGACCCTCCAACGTGACCTGCGCGACGAGCGCCTCCTCGAATCGTACGGCGCCGCGGTCGACGCGGACGAGGCGCCCGGCAACTACGCAGTCGCCCTCGGGACGGTCGCCGCGCTCGCGGACGTGCCCGAGCGCGAGGCGTGTCTGCTGGCCTGTCACGAGTTCGCCACCGCGCAACTCGGGGCGGCCCAGCGGCTCATGCGCCTGGGGTCGACCGAGGTCCAGCGCGTCCTCGACGACCTGCGTCCGGCGATGGTCGACGCCGTCGAGGCGAGCGCCGAGCGCGAAGTCGACGACATGGCACCGTTCGCCCCGTTGGTCGACGTGCGTTCCGCGGAGCACGAGCGCGCCCAGCGGCGGCTGTTCCTGAGCTGAGCGGCGAGCGCACCGGTCGGTCACGACGCGGTCGGGCCCCACCGGCGCCACCCGGCGGCGTTAAGTGACGCGCCGCGTTCGACTCCCGCATGGATCGGTCCCGACGCGCCCTCCTCTCCGCCCTCGCATCGACCGGTGTCGCCGGCCTCGCGGGCTGTCCCGGCCTGACCGGTGCGGACACGCCCGAACCCGACGGCGACACGCCCGCTCCGAGTGGCGACGACCGCTCGACGTTCCGCCGGGTGACCAGTGACGCGACGCTCGCAGGTCCGGGCGACGAGGGCGACGGCTTCGGCGAGGCGGTCGCCCTGTCCGACCGGCGAGGCGTCGTCGTCGCGCCGGCGGCCGCAGGCGTGGCCGAACACAGCGGGACGGGGACGCTGTTCGACCGCGACGGGTGGTCCCGGAGCGCGACGGTCGAACCGCCGGTCGCGAGCGCGGCCGTCGCACTCTCGGGCGGGACGGCGCTCGTGGGCGCACCGCAGGCGGCCGACGAGTCGGGCCGCGAGACCGGCGTCGCGTTCGTCTTCGAGCGCGCGGACGGCGAGTGGCGACACACGGCGACGCTCACCGCCACCGAGAGCGCCGACAGCGACGAGTTCGGCCGGTCGGTCGCGTTAGCGGGCGACACCGCGGTCGTGGGCGCGCCGGAGAGCAGCCGTCGCGGCGACGAGAGCGGGGCAGCCTACGTCTTCGAGCGCGCCGAGGGAGAGTGGCGCGAGACGGCGACGCTCGCACACGGCGACCCCGCACCGGGCGACCGGTTCGGCGACGCGGTGGCGACCGACGGGGAGACCGTCGCCGTCGGCGCGGCCGACGACGACACCGGTCCGGGGACGCCCGCGACGCCGCCGGCGACGGACGCGCTGACCGAGATGGTCGGCTCGGTCACCGTCTTCGAGCGGGCCGACGAGGAGTGGAGCCGCCGGACGCGGCTGACCGCGAGCGACGGTCGCGAGGACGACGGACTGGGTTATAGCGTCGCGGTCGACGACGGGGTGGTGCTGGCGGGCGCGGTCTTCCGGGAGAGCTACGACGAGCTGTGGACCGGCGGCGCGTACGTCTTCGAGCGCGGAGCCGACGGCTGGACCCAGGTCGCGACGCTGGTCGCTTCGGACGGCGACGACGGCGACGAGTTCGGCGCGAGCGTCGCGCTCTCGGGCGACCGAGCGGTCGTCGGCGCGCCGAGCGACGAGGACCCCTACGGTGACCGGGCGGGGTCGGCCTACGCGTTCACGCGGTCGGACGGCGAGTGGGCGGAGGTCGCCAAACTCGTCGCCGCGGACGGCACGGTCGGTGACGCGTTCGGCTTCTCGGTCGCGCTGGCGGGCGAGACGGCGCTGGTCGGCGCGCCGAACAGCGGGGGTCCGAACGACGACGACGACGGCGGGTCGGCGTCGGTCTTCGACCTGGACGGGATCGAGTGAGTCGAAACGGCCGGTGAGTCGCTCGAATCGGGCGGTCAGACGCTATCGAGGTCCAGATCGACGGCGTACCAGTCGAGGACGAAGACGACGACGGCGCCGACGACGGCGGCGCCGGCGAAGGCCTGGATAGTGGGGGTGTCCCAGACGACCGACGGGTACTCCGAGGCGTCGCTGAGCGTCACGATGGGCGCCCGCAGCGCCCCGAGGACGAGCGCGACGAGGAAGGCGAACGTCACCTCGCGATTGTAATCGAGCGCGCGCCGGATAACCCGGGAGACGGTGAACAGACCGACCAGCCCCCCGCAGACGAACGTCACCACCACGACCCCGCGGTCGATTACCGGGGCGACGCCGCCGCCCGTCACGACGCCGATGAGTGCGTCGATGAACGCCGAGAGCGTCGAGGACATCCGCTCGTACTGGCTGAGGATAACGAGCACGAGCGATCCGGAGATTCCGGGGAGGATCATCGCGCTGATGGCCAGGGCGCCCGCGCCGAACACGACCGCGAGTCCGCCGGATTCGAGGACCTCGCCGTAGCCCGAGACGACGAAGGCGACGGTGAACCCGGCGACCGCCGCGACGACTTCGGGGACCGTTCGGACCGAGACCGCCCGGAAGAGGATCACCGCCGAGGCGCCGATCAGTCCGAAGAAAAAGCCGAACAGCAGCACCGGTACCGCGTCGTTGGCGATGTCGACGATTCGGGTGACGAGGACGATCGCAGAGAAGATACCGCCGAGCAGGGCGATCAGGAACCAGCCGTCGACCTCTTCGAGGACGGCGGCGGCGCGGTCGAGCGAGACGCCTCCGTCCAGCGGCGTGAGCGCGCGGACGCCGTCGAGGAACCGACCGGGCGTGACCTCGTTGATCGCGGTGATGAGTCGCTCGTAGATGCCGGCGATCAGGGCGATGGTGCCGCCGGAGACGCCGGGAACCGCGTCGGCACTGCCCATGAACAGACCGACGACGAAGGTTCGTGCCCACTCGCGGGCGGGCGGGACCGACTCGCGGAGCGTCACCTCGTCGCGGGCGCTGTCCGGGGCTGTCGTCATTCGACTACACCTTGGCCTATCGACGGGAAGTCTCTTGTGGAACGAACGACTGCGGCCGAGTGTCGACCGCGCTCTGCGTGAAAATCCGGACGCGATGTCCGGACGGCGTGGGTTCGGGTGGGTGTGGGTGGTTCGGGTGCGGATTCCGAACGGGGTGAACGTTCGGACCGCGGTGGAATGGTGTGTGCCGAGCGGCCGTCCCGACCGCTCGGCCGGGAACCGGTCCCGGAACGGTCGGCCGCGGGCTCGCGAGCCCGACGGCTCTGTGTTCCGGTGTTCACCCGGCGACTGCGTCCGGGACCGTGACCGCTCCTGACGCCATTCCATTCGCTACATCGAACCAGGGTTATGTAAATCTTATTGGTAGACGAAATAACTATACTATCCATCACGTGTCGTCGCCACTCGCCGACTCGAGCGACCCGACAGAGAGCGGATCGTCCCGACCCGCGATCCGGTCACCCAAAGAACGATATCGGTAGCGGTGTTTCCTGTCGACAGATGATAACTATCGGGCACGCTACCGGACGAGAGCGCTGTCGACCGTCGCCCGGTCACGGACGCGTCGTCGCGCCGGTACGGTCGCGGTCGGGCGACCCGGGCTCGCGGCCGGTCACCGGGAGGCGACGATGATCGGCCGGCCACTCGGGACCGCGCTCCTGATCGCGGTGGCGGTCGTCGGACTGGGTGCGGTCGCGGCCGTCGACCCAGGGAACCCGGCCGAGGGCGTCGACCGCGAGCGTAACGCGTCCATCGTCGAGCGCCAGCCGTTCGTCGGGGCCGGGAGCGCGGGCGGATTGGTGATCGGGGTCCCGTTCCCGGTCCCGGGAGGGATCCCGCTCCCGCTGCCCGGCCCCGCGCTGGTGCTCACCGCCCTCGCCGCCGGAGCGGCGGCCCTCTGGTACCGGTCGGACACGGACGTGTCGCTGGAGGGGATCGGTGACGACGACGACGAGAGCGAGGTGGGTGGCGGGGACGTGGACCTGACGGCGATGGGTGAGGCGGCCGGCGCGGCCGCAGACCGAATCGACGCCGACGCCGACCTGACCAACGAGGTGTACCGGGCCTGGGACGAGATGCGCGTCCACGTCGACGCGCCCGACGCCGAGACCACCGCACCGGCGGAGTTCGCCGACGCCGCCGTCGCCGCCGGCATGGACCCCGACGACGTGGCCGAACTCACCGAACTGTTCGCCGAAGTGCGCTACGGCGGGCACGACCCCGCCGACCGTGCCGACCGCGCCGTTGCGGCGCTGCGTCGGATCGAAACGGCGTACGCCGACGGTGACGGAACCGACGACGCTGCGGCCGACGACGACGAGGGCACCGACGCCTCGACGGACGCGCCCGCGGACGGCGACGGAACGGGGGGCGAGCGGCGATGAAGCGTCGCGGCTGGGCCGGCGTCGGCGCCGTCGTCGTCGGACTGGGACTGGTCGCGTGGGGCGGTAGTCCCGGACCGTCCCGGGTCACGGCCGCGGTCGCAGCGCTCGTGGCGGTCGCCGTCGTCGTCGTCGGGCTGGTCGGTGCGACGGGGCGGCGCTTCGTCGACCCCGACCGCTGGCGGCCGCGAGCCCCGGAGGAGAGCTATCTGGTTCCCGTCCCCGGCGACGAGGACCCCGCGTTCGTCGGCGCTCGTGACCGGACAACAGCGACCGACGACGCGGCGCCCGATCCCGACGGTACCGGTGGAGCGGGCGAGGACGGCGATCGAAACGACGGGTCGCCGGTCCTCGCCCACGCGACGGGACGCTGGACGGGCGTGGTCGCGGTCGCGCTCGTGCTCGGCGGGCTCGGCGTCGTCTCGCGGGCGCCGGGACTGGTGCTCTCGGGTGCGGTCGGCGCCGCCGTCGCGGGGTACGCGGGCGCGCTCGAGCCGTCGCTCCGCGACGCCGAGACGGGCGAACCCGCCGTGACCGTCCGGCGGCGGCTCGCCGACGACTCGCCCGAGCCGGGCGACCCGGTGACCGTCGGCGTCGAACTGCGAAACGAGAGCGACGAGTACCTGTCGGACGTGCGCGTCGTCGACGGCGTCCCCGACGAGGTAGCCGTCGTCGACGGCTCGGCTCGTCACGGCGCGCCACTGCCTCCGGGCGGTCGGACGACCTTCACCTACACTGTTCGGGCGACGCGGGGTGAACACGACTGGGGCCCCGCGCAGATGACGGTGGCCGACCCCAGCGGCGCCGTCGAGTACGAGACGAGCGTCGCCGCGCCGACGACGCTGCGATGCACGCTCCCGGTGCTGAACGGCGAGCGGATACCGGTCGGCGGGACGACC
This DNA window, taken from Halosimplex litoreum, encodes the following:
- the ureC gene encoding urease subunit alpha; its protein translation is MMRDLDPDQYASLYGPTEGDRVRLGDTDLIAEVTEDRITRGDEAVFGGGKTLRDGMGLKPGYTAEEGALDWVLTNLVVLDPKLGVVKADIGLKDGRIAGIGSAGNPDTMDGVDEELVVSANTEVISAEGMIATPGGLDIHVHFNSAQLPEHAIASGITTMLGGGVGPSTVGIITSGERNLELMMKAAEEWPVNVGFYGKGSSNEPEVIREQVEGGAVALKIHEDWGAMPAVIDTCLDVADETGVQVAIHTDTLNESGFAEDTFDAIDGRTIHAYHVEGAGGGHAPDIIELVGKSHMLPSSTNPSMPYTENTFDEHLDMVMVCHHLNPDVPEDVAFAESRVRAETIGAEDLLHDMGAISMMTTDSQAMGRMGELIARTWQTADKMKRERGPLPGTEAGGHDNERILRYLAKYTINPAIAAGIDAHVGSLEAGKLADVVLWDPAFFGIKPSVVVKGGFPAWSAMGEANGSLMTCEPVVQRPQFGAKGRAADATSVQFVSPQAAENGLAERYDLQKEVLPIADTRDLSVDDFVRNTYCPSVDVDPETFVVEIDGEEARGEPADEVPLGQRYIL
- a CDS encoding urease subunit gamma, whose protein sequence is MNLTPKEQERLTVFMAAELARRRKERGVALNHPESVAYISDWCFERGRDGWSVAEIRAEATQLLDPEDVMEGVPEMVDIIQVEPTFPDGTKLVTVHDPIRSSEAVDPGSDDEAAADGGDPTDADESADEEGDA
- the ureG gene encoding urease accessory protein UreG, which produces MSLTHRDVATVGIGGPVGSGKTALVTELVPRLRDAGLDVGVIANDVLTQEDADALRERFAGIVPEDLVAGVETGACPHTGIREDPSMNLAQIDAFLAEHPDLDLVIVESGGDNLAATFNPELADYSLYVISVAEGEDIPRKRGPGVVDCDLLVVNKTDLAPHVDVDLDVLEADADEVRDGPWLFTNCKAGEGIDEVQEYVSEGVLFA
- a CDS encoding urease accessory protein UreD, with amino-acid sequence MAADSPGASDDSPDRPSDGPPAPPSRRDRSGEADEPPHPAFADYATESLPAAAVGSPGKDGRLELRFAVDEAGETNLVRDLARAPFHVSGTLGHDPLPEAETVYVQSPTGGLAQGDRHAVEIAVGADAVAHVSTQSSQKVLSMERNYAAADVSLSVDRNGHLDYVPEPAILHEDSRFFQAIDLDLATDASAVVGDVVVPGRLARGERFDFERYLSRLQVRRDGELLVDDATHLRPADADPSAAGVMGAFAVVGTLYVLVPESESDELDDLSERLHAAATAAAETGAADGDRDDADPDTVRAGATRLPNDAGVVVRALGHRAETATAALRAAWDEARIGLLGVGAPESRRP
- a CDS encoding urease accessory protein UreE, with protein sequence MLVAESVVGRLDDESVAERVASGDPLRIEVDETERRRSRFRTTSEDGTDLGVVVARELRDRDVLSTGDRLVVVSLEAVDAMVLDFAGVADPDRAAVTTALELGHAVGNRHWDLAVEDGRAYLPLADTRERMEATVEPHLPDGATVGYEEVPPTLFDEGNGGDHSHGHGDGGHSHGDGGHSHSHGDGAHGVRTIDPGDGRESAGGEES
- a CDS encoding urease accessory protein UreF; this encodes MSDEATLESLRLADSFLPVGTDSVSYALEQFVADDAVTDAEELRALVGTVLRRQHGRADLVALRAAHAAAAAGDIDAVERADRRLTAATLPAEFRESSERTGDRLLTLQRDLRDERLLESYGAAVDADEAPGNYAVALGTVAALADVPEREACLLACHEFATAQLGAAQRLMRLGSTEVQRVLDDLRPAMVDAVEASAEREVDDMAPFAPLVDVRSAEHERAQRRLFLS
- a CDS encoding FG-GAP repeat protein — translated: MDRSRRALLSALASTGVAGLAGCPGLTGADTPEPDGDTPAPSGDDRSTFRRVTSDATLAGPGDEGDGFGEAVALSDRRGVVVAPAAAGVAEHSGTGTLFDRDGWSRSATVEPPVASAAVALSGGTALVGAPQAADESGRETGVAFVFERADGEWRHTATLTATESADSDEFGRSVALAGDTAVVGAPESSRRGDESGAAYVFERAEGEWRETATLAHGDPAPGDRFGDAVATDGETVAVGAADDDTGPGTPATPPATDALTEMVGSVTVFERADEEWSRRTRLTASDGREDDGLGYSVAVDDGVVLAGAVFRESYDELWTGGAYVFERGADGWTQVATLVASDGDDGDEFGASVALSGDRAVVGAPSDEDPYGDRAGSAYAFTRSDGEWAEVAKLVAADGTVGDAFGFSVALAGETALVGAPNSGGPNDDDDGGSASVFDLDGIE
- a CDS encoding DUF368 domain-containing protein, translated to MTTAPDSARDEVTLRESVPPAREWARTFVVGLFMGSADAVPGVSGGTIALIAGIYERLITAINEVTPGRFLDGVRALTPLDGGVSLDRAAAVLEEVDGWFLIALLGGIFSAIVLVTRIVDIANDAVPVLLFGFFFGLIGASAVILFRAVSVRTVPEVVAAVAGFTVAFVVSGYGEVLESGGLAVVFGAGALAISAMILPGISGSLVLVILSQYERMSSTLSAFIDALIGVVTGGGVAPVIDRGVVVVTFVCGGLVGLFTVSRVIRRALDYNREVTFAFLVALVLGALRAPIVTLSDASEYPSVVWDTPTIQAFAGAAVVGAVVVFVLDWYAVDLDLDSV
- a CDS encoding DUF4129 domain-containing protein, with protein sequence MIGRPLGTALLIAVAVVGLGAVAAVDPGNPAEGVDRERNASIVERQPFVGAGSAGGLVIGVPFPVPGGIPLPLPGPALVLTALAAGAAALWYRSDTDVSLEGIGDDDDESEVGGGDVDLTAMGEAAGAAADRIDADADLTNEVYRAWDEMRVHVDAPDAETTAPAEFADAAVAAGMDPDDVAELTELFAEVRYGGHDPADRADRAVAALRRIETAYADGDGTDDAAADDDEGTDASTDAPADGDGTGGERR
- a CDS encoding DUF58 domain-containing protein codes for the protein MKRRGWAGVGAVVVGLGLVAWGGSPGPSRVTAAVAALVAVAVVVVGLVGATGRRFVDPDRWRPRAPEESYLVPVPGDEDPAFVGARDRTTATDDAAPDPDGTGGAGEDGDRNDGSPVLAHATGRWTGVVAVALVLGGLGVVSRAPGLVLSGAVGAAVAGYAGALEPSLRDAETGEPAVTVRRRLADDSPEPGDPVTVGVELRNESDEYLSDVRVVDGVPDEVAVVDGSARHGAPLPPGGRTTFTYTVRATRGEHDWGPAQMTVADPSGAVEYETSVAAPTTLRCTLPVLNGERIPVGGTTAGFAGRVETDEGGPGIEFHATREYRRSDPLSRIDWGQLAKTGELATVEFREERSAVVQLVVDTRRAAYRASAPDGYHAVERGVDAAHRVFDALIDAGDRVGFETFGREREGCRLAPGAGGDHRALGRELLNVHPALSPVPPARKLHERYSPDRRATLRLERIRRIHRRLDSDTQILLVSPCCDEYPRRVARRLAAYGRDVTVVSPDPTARDTEPHERAAAERDERLSTLRSAGVRVVDWEDGERFDAALARAKRRWSA